The Planctomycetota bacterium genome segment CTATCTCCTCACCCCCGACGGCCCCGGCCCCTTCCCCGCCGTCTTCATCCCTTTCTACGAACCGCAATCCAGCATCGGCCTGGGCAAGCCCGACACCATCGGCGCGATCGACTTCGGCGTGCAACTGACGCGGCGCGGCTTCGTCACCCTCTCGATCGCCACGCCCGGCACGCTCGAAGAACCCACGGCCGATGTGCGCAAACTTCTCGTCGACATCGGCGACAAACTCAAACTCCAGCCGCTCGGGTACCTCGCCTCCGTCGCCTCCAACTGCCACACCGCACTGGCGCAGATGCCGAACGTCGATCCGAAGCGCATCGGCGGCGTCGGGCACAGCTACGGCGGCAAGTGGACGATGTTCGGCTCGTGTCTCGACCAGCGGTTCGCCTGCGCCGTGTGGGTCGATCCGGGGATCGTGTTCGACGAGACCAACGGCAGCGTCAACTATTGGGAGCCGTGGTACCTCGGCTGGGCCGAAGGAGAGAAACGCCCGCGCGGCATCCCCAACGCCGACAAGCCGCGGACCGGTCTCTACAAAACGCTCTACGAAAACAACAGCCGCGAAATGCTGGAACTCCACGCCCTGATGGCCGGCCGCCCGATGCTCGACTCCGGCGGCAGCGAAGACCCGCCGCGCAACTGGCGTGCGCTAAATCACCTGATCGCGGTGAACAAACTGCTCGGCAAAGAAAACCTAGCGGCAATGACCAACCGCCCGATGCACCGCCCGACGCCGGAAGCGGCCGCGGTGATCTATGCGTTTTTTGAGCAGCATTTGAAGAAGTAACAAGTGGCAAGTGGCAAGTGCCGGAGGGATTGTCTGAGGCGAACGGCCGGTGTCGGCCGGCCGGTCATATCGCAGCGCATTTTGGTCCGAACTCTCTGCGTGTCGTGCTTGTCCGTGTAGAGTCCAAGTAGAACCAGATTCACGTCCGTCGAGTCGCCTTTTATGAAACGCTACATCGAAGTCATCGGTGAAGGAAAGTTCGTGGAGGCGGCGTCGAAATTCGTAGCAGCGCTGAATTTGGAAGTCCGCGCCGCAAAGGACGAGACGGCGTTTCGCGAGCTTTCGGAACTTGCCGGCGAGGTGCTCGCAGCGCTGCGAGACGCGAAGATCACCGACGAAGAGATCGTCGAAGGCGGCACCGATCTACACCAACCCTGGTATTGGAAAAAGAAGGTCGGACAGACTGCTTCGCGGCGCATCATCCTCAAGGTCGCTGACTTTTCGCGGCTGAATCGAGCTTTAGAACAACTGGAACCGATTCAATCGCGCAACAAAGAGCGAAAGACGATCGCCGTCGACATGCGACAGCCGGAGTTCGAAAGCACCGACGACTCCGATGCTTTGGTACTCGCAAACGCCTTCGCCGATGCAAAGCAGAAAGCGGAACGCCTCGCCGCGGCGATGGGCTGCGAACTAGGCAAACCGATCTCCGTGGAAGAAGGCGGACAGACGAAACGCAACTCCGGCTTCTCCGGCGACGAAGATTGGGGCGGGGACTCCTCTCGATTCGGTTACGGCGCAATCATGATGGCGGGGCCAGCGGCTGGTGCCGGTGCCGCATTCGAACCCACGGAAGAGCGAGAACTCCAACGCCCGACCCGAACGATCTACGTGAAATGCCGCGTGAAGTTTGCAATCGGCGGCAAGATGTAGCGCACTCCCGCTGCGCAGTGACCGGCCGGCTCACACCGGCCGCTCGCCTCAGAGACTTGTCGCTTGCAACTTGCCGCTACTTCCTCACCCCGCTCGGTCCATAACCCGTCACCGTCTCCCAGGCGATCTCTTGCAGCAGCTGCTGCAGCTTCGGGGAGTTCGGGTCTTTCTTGTCGATGAAGCTCTTCAGGCCGACCGGGCTCTTGCCGTAGATGGTGGCGTAGTTTACGTAGCTGCAGAGCGCGACGATCGGTAGCTTCGCGTGGCCGATCGGGTCGGTGAACAACTCCGATTGCTTCTTGATGCCGGGGGCGTCGCCGGCGATCACCTTCTCGCGGAGCTTCACCACCGCCGTGCCGACCGGCGCAAGCGCGACGACTTGTCGGCCGTGCTTCGCGTTGATCTGCTTCACTTGCGTCTCCAGCACCAAGTAGAACAGATCGAGCAAGTGCTCGATGTCGGTGAGCTTCTTTTCGTCGCGCTCTGCGTTGTCGGTGATCCGCGGCTTGAAGCCGTCGGAGTCGAACGCCGCCCACGACAACTGGACCACAACCCGCACCTTCGGGTTGTGCTTCAGCGCCAGCTCCGTGAACTGCGCGATCGCCGGGTCGGGCACGTACCAATTCGGCGACAGGGTCAGCACGTCGACCTTGCCGGTCTCGATCGCCGGTTTCACTTTGTCCTTCTCGGCCGCTAGGTCCCAGTGCTGCTTCACGCTGGAGCCGCCGAGGAATTGCGCGCCGAGCGTTTCGTGTTCGGTGAGGCCGGCATCTTTCGCCATATCGGCGAGATGTCGAGCGATAAACGTATGAAAACTATGGCCGCAAACGAACACGCGCAGCCCGTTGGTCGACTCCGCCCCCTGCTCCGCCGGCTTCTCGACGCCGCCAGCCGGCTTCTCGGTTGCCGAGCTTTGTTGCCCCAACGCCGCCGTACCCGAGAGCAACAACAGCGCGACTGACATCAATCGAACGGCCGAACTCATCACGAAGTTCCTTAATCTGTGTTCCGCACAACGACGACCCAGCGAGCACTCCATCGTGGCCGGATACGACATTCCAAGCAAGCCGACAAAGTAGCAGGCACGCTCCACGTGCCTGCTACTTTCTTCAGGCAACAGGCCTAAATGCTGGCAATCGGCCCGGCCGACGGTTACGATACGCCCGACTGAATTCACCTGCCCCGACGCCGCCGCCGCGGTCCCCCTGCCTCACGCTCTCCCTGTTTGGAGATTCTTCGATGTCGCTGCTTCTTCGCCGTTTCTTCGTCGCCGCGTTGCTCGCGTCGAGCGCTTTCGTCTTGCCCGTCGAACAAGCACGTGCGGAAGACAAGAAGGCCACGCCGATCCAAGACGTCCGCTTCCAGCCGCTCAAGGATCTCAACGGCTACTTCCCCTTCACCGTGCCGACCGACGTCGCTCAGTGGAAGAAGCGCGCCGAGTTTGTGAAGATGCAGGTCGCCGTGAGCCAAGGGGTTTGGCCGATGCCGGAGAAGACGCCGCTCAATGCCGTCGTGCATTCGCCGGTCGAGCGCGATGGCTACACCGTCTGGCGCGTCTTCTTCGAGAGCGTGCCGGGCCATTACGTTTGCGGCAGCTTGTTCAAGCCGAAGGGTTTCACCGGCAAACGGCCGGTCGTTCTCTGTCCGCATGGCCACTGGAAAGACGCTCGCTTCCACGACGCCGGCGAAGCGGCCGTCGCGGCGCAAATTAAAACCGGCGCGGAGAAGTACATGAACGCCGGCCGCTTCTTCCTGCAAGCCAAGTGCGCCCAGTTGGCGAAGCTCGGTTGCATCGTGTTGATTTACGACATGGAAGGGTACTCCGACGCGACGCAGCTCTCGTTCGACCTCGCCCATCGCTACGGCGAGAAGCGCCCGGCGATGGAGACCGCGGAGAACTGGGGTCTTTATAGTCCGCAAGCGGAGGCGCGAGCCCAATCGCTGATGGGTCTGCAAACGTGGAACTCGATCCGCGCGCTCGACTTCATCTGCGGCTTGGACGACGTCGACTCGTCGCGGATCGGCGTCACCGGCGCGAGCGGCGGCGGCACGCAGACGTTTCTCCTCGCGGCGGTCGACGACCGGCCGACCGTGATCGTGCCGGCCGTGATGGTGTCGACCGCGATGCAAGGGGGCTGCACCTGTGAGAACGCGAGCCTGCTCCGTGTCGGCACCGGCAACATCGAACTCGCCGGCCTCTTCGCCCCACGTCCGATGGCCTGCATCGCCGCCAACGACTGGACGAAGGAGATCATGACCAAGGGGTATCCCGAACTGAAGGGTCTCTACAAGCTCATGGGGAACGAAGCGAACGTCGAAGCGTATCCCTTCATTCAGTTCCCCCACAACTACAACTACGTCAGCCGCGCGGCGATGTACGAGTTCTTCAATAAGCACCTGAAGCTGGAAGCGAAGCTGCCGATCGTCGAAGGAGATATCGTGCCGCTGACGATTCCGGAACTGACCGTGTGGAACGAGAAGCACCCGAAGCCGGCCGGCGGCGACGCACACGAGCGCGACCTGTTAAAGAAGATCACCGCCGCGAGCGACAAGCAGATCGCAGCCCTCACGCCGACCGATGCGGCCTCGCTCAAGAAGTACCGCGAAGTCGTCGGCGGCGCGGTCGACGTGATCATCGGCCGCCGCCTGAGCGACATCGGCAAGATCGAGCAAGAGAACCTGTTGGAGAAGGATCACGGCAAGTACATCGAATATCATTGCGTGCTGACCGACAAAGCGCGCGGCGAGGCTGTGGTCGTGCGCTATTACTATCCGAAGAAATGGAACAAGTGGCTCGGCATTCACATATACGGTCGCGGCGCTGCCGGTCTTACGGATGAGAACGGGAAATTGTTCGCGAGCTCCGCGATCGACATCGAACATGGCACGGCGATCGCGACTCTAGATCCGATCGGAATCGGCACGCACACGACCGAAGGCTTTCCGGCGAACGCGAACCGACGCGTGCCGAATCCGCGTCTGTTCGCGGGCTTCACCTACGGTTACAATTCGCCGCTCTTCGCGCAACGCGTGCACGATATCCTGATGGTGATCGCACACGCTCGGGCACATCACGAAAAGCCTGAGAGAATCTACCTTCGGGGAACCTACGGTGGAGGGCTATGGGCGGCGGCGGCCCTAGCGCAATGCGACGAAGGTGTGATCCAACACGCCGTGATCGACACCGACGGCTTCCGCTTCGCGAAGCTCACCGACTACCTCCACGCCGACTTTCTACCCGGAATCGTGAAGTACGGCGACCTGCCGGCGCTCCTCGCCTTGGGAAAATCTGCGGGGCTGTCGTTGTTCAACGAAGCGGAAGTTCCAGCCGTCGTCTCAGCGGCCCGGAAAGCGGCGGGCTTGGAAGCCGCGCAAACTAGCGCTTCGTTTTACATCCATCCGCCGAAATAGTTGGCCAATCGCTTGCTACCGTTGCGCCGCTTCCGCAGTCGGCTCCGCGCCGACATCGGCCGTCGCGGCGTCGAATGTCTTCGGCGTCGGCATGAAGCAGGCCAGCATCGCCGGTAGGATGACTAGGTCGCCGATGAGCGCCGCGAAGATCGTCAGCACGCTGAGCCCGGAGAAGAGCCGCGTCGTCGGCATTTCGCTGATCTGCAGGCTGCCGAAGCCGGCGATCAGCACGACGCTGGTCATAATCATCGCCGAACCCACGGCCCGATAACTCCGGATGATCGCGGCGTCGATGTCGCCGTCGAGCCTCAGTTCCCGCTGGAAACGGTTGATGAAGTGGATCGTATCGTCGACGGCGATGCCGAGACAAATGCTGAACACGATCACGCTCGTCATCTGCAGCGGACGATCGGTGAGAACCAGCGCCGTCGCGGTGACGACCATCGGA includes the following:
- a CDS encoding sialidase, with translation MRRRFVFFALLAAAASAASSALRADDKAWQLLAPHCKPPAEYTGDFGNYRSPLERDDGTRVASAAEWPARRAEIEAKWWKLMGGKPKLIEKPKVVYLDKTRRENFTQQHVHVEVGPDGRLADGYLLTPDGPGPFPAVFIPFYEPQSSIGLGKPDTIGAIDFGVQLTRRGFVTLSIATPGTLEEPTADVRKLLVDIGDKLKLQPLGYLASVASNCHTALAQMPNVDPKRIGGVGHSYGGKWTMFGSCLDQRFACAVWVDPGIVFDETNGSVNYWEPWYLGWAEGEKRPRGIPNADKPRTGLYKTLYENNSREMLELHALMAGRPMLDSGGSEDPPRNWRALNHLIAVNKLLGKENLAAMTNRPMHRPTPEAAAVIYAFFEQHLKK
- a CDS encoding SIMPL domain-containing protein codes for the protein MKRYIEVIGEGKFVEAASKFVAALNLEVRAAKDETAFRELSELAGEVLAALRDAKITDEEIVEGGTDLHQPWYWKKKVGQTASRRIILKVADFSRLNRALEQLEPIQSRNKERKTIAVDMRQPEFESTDDSDALVLANAFADAKQKAERLAAAMGCELGKPISVEEGGQTKRNSGFSGDEDWGGDSSRFGYGAIMMAGPAAGAGAAFEPTEERELQRPTRTIYVKCRVKFAIGGKM
- a CDS encoding acetylxylan esterase, with product MSLLLRRFFVAALLASSAFVLPVEQARAEDKKATPIQDVRFQPLKDLNGYFPFTVPTDVAQWKKRAEFVKMQVAVSQGVWPMPEKTPLNAVVHSPVERDGYTVWRVFFESVPGHYVCGSLFKPKGFTGKRPVVLCPHGHWKDARFHDAGEAAVAAQIKTGAEKYMNAGRFFLQAKCAQLAKLGCIVLIYDMEGYSDATQLSFDLAHRYGEKRPAMETAENWGLYSPQAEARAQSLMGLQTWNSIRALDFICGLDDVDSSRIGVTGASGGGTQTFLLAAVDDRPTVIVPAVMVSTAMQGGCTCENASLLRVGTGNIELAGLFAPRPMACIAANDWTKEIMTKGYPELKGLYKLMGNEANVEAYPFIQFPHNYNYVSRAAMYEFFNKHLKLEAKLPIVEGDIVPLTIPELTVWNEKHPKPAGGDAHERDLLKKITAASDKQIAALTPTDAASLKKYREVVGGAVDVIIGRRLSDIGKIEQENLLEKDHGKYIEYHCVLTDKARGEAVVVRYYYPKKWNKWLGIHIYGRGAAGLTDENGKLFASSAIDIEHGTAIATLDPIGIGTHTTEGFPANANRRVPNPRLFAGFTYGYNSPLFAQRVHDILMVIAHARAHHEKPERIYLRGTYGGGLWAAAALAQCDEGVIQHAVIDTDGFRFAKLTDYLHADFLPGIVKYGDLPALLALGKSAGLSLFNEAEVPAVVSAARKAAGLEAAQTSASFYIHPPK